A window of Acidobacteriota bacterium contains these coding sequences:
- a CDS encoding TonB family protein — protein sequence MESVNPATKWFFILAVFSLVFSTIARAQQDPAQAPKIVGSGGIVNPMPIKRVEPAYPPLAKAARVSGAVVVEVTIDEAGKVIAARALSGHPMLKDAAVAAAQQWQFKPTVISGEISKVIGTITFKFNLPGAAADLAKARQTVLENPDSGEAYSDLGKAYEANALPDEAIEAYKKVIELDPANEAAYLKLASLFAGLKLDDQELTTYQKAFEMLPNSTEIAHKLAKTLMDQKKYDAATEAYKKFLEMDTNHFVGLVEIGECYFHLERYEECIANLSVALKDGNDFRANLLLGQAYMKVGKLEEAEPHLLEAVKLNAVLPDASESLGDLYYQQGKMELANRSWHQALMRSSGESQKKRLKEKLGMK from the coding sequence ATGGAATCTGTAAATCCAGCGACAAAATGGTTTTTTATATTGGCGGTTTTTAGTTTGGTATTTTCGACCATCGCCCGCGCACAACAAGACCCTGCGCAAGCACCGAAAATCGTAGGCTCCGGCGGCATCGTCAATCCTATGCCAATCAAACGGGTCGAACCCGCTTACCCGCCGCTTGCAAAAGCGGCGCGGGTTTCAGGCGCAGTGGTTGTCGAAGTGACAATCGATGAAGCAGGCAAAGTCATCGCCGCGCGCGCCCTATCGGGGCATCCAATGTTGAAAGATGCGGCGGTCGCTGCCGCGCAACAATGGCAATTCAAACCAACTGTGATATCCGGCGAAATCAGCAAAGTCATCGGCACTATCACCTTCAAATTTAACTTGCCGGGTGCGGCAGCAGATTTAGCCAAAGCCAGGCAGACGGTTTTGGAAAATCCTGATTCAGGCGAAGCCTATAGCGACTTAGGCAAGGCTTATGAAGCCAATGCTTTGCCTGATGAAGCCATTGAAGCTTATAAAAAAGTGATAGAACTTGACCCAGCGAATGAAGCGGCATATCTGAAGCTAGCTTCTTTATTCGCCGGATTGAAACTCGATGACCAGGAACTTACCACTTACCAAAAAGCATTTGAAATGCTTCCCAATTCTACGGAGATTGCCCATAAACTCGCGAAAACCTTGATGGATCAGAAAAAGTACGATGCGGCCACCGAGGCTTATAAAAAATTTCTGGAGATGGATACCAATCACTTTGTCGGACTGGTGGAAATCGGCGAGTGCTATTTTCATCTTGAACGTTATGAAGAGTGTATTGCCAATCTGTCAGTGGCGCTCAAGGATGGCAATGATTTTCGCGCAAATCTGCTTCTCGGTCAGGCTTATATGAAGGTTGGCAAGCTGGAAGAAGCCGAACCTCATTTACTTGAAGCCGTAAAGCTAAATGCGGTTTTGCCAGACGCATCGGAATCGCTTGGCGATCTCTATTATCAACAAGGCAAAATGGAATTAGCCAATCGCTCTTGGCATCAGGCATTGATGCGTTCTTCGGGGGAAAGCCAGAAAAAACGTCTGAAAGAAAAGTTAGGTATGAAATAA
- a CDS encoding HEAT repeat domain-containing protein has product MMITSFMLMALLIFDFAVSTPMEMPAEPAAAQVANQNFIPVEGGSLKAKMDAAVRLGRASARSGKYWTGYQFNVKPGITVDVEWQGKKGERSSTEKYETRNLGIFFLREDESDKITRVEVYNLERQHDFNGYPVYWLGRATNDESFARLKELIDRDATEKVGERATMALAIHDDSRIGQMLESIVRNSTAERIRKSAVFWLGQTEGETMFLSELVRNDQESTEIRKQAAFAIGVSQDAQALTALQNLYSQVSNREVKKQVIFGAFVNNKNSDAAVDFLIQIAEKETDRETRKQAIFWLGQKAGQRSLEVLGQTVERTDEDTEVQKQAVFAISQRKKDESVPMLVKLAKTHPKPEVRKQALFWLGQVDDERALELFKEILSK; this is encoded by the coding sequence ATGATGATTACTTCTTTCATGCTGATGGCACTGCTGATTTTCGATTTTGCTGTGAGCACGCCTATGGAAATGCCCGCTGAACCGGCTGCGGCGCAGGTCGCCAATCAAAATTTCATTCCGGTCGAAGGCGGCAGTTTGAAAGCGAAAATGGATGCGGCAGTGAGGCTCGGACGCGCCAGCGCCCGCAGCGGAAAATATTGGACAGGTTATCAATTCAACGTCAAACCGGGCATTACGGTTGATGTGGAGTGGCAAGGCAAAAAAGGCGAACGTTCATCTACGGAAAAATATGAGACGCGCAACCTCGGCATCTTTTTCCTGCGCGAAGACGAAAGCGACAAGATTACCCGCGTCGAGGTCTATAACCTTGAACGCCAGCACGACTTTAATGGCTACCCGGTTTATTGGCTCGGACGCGCCACCAATGATGAAAGTTTCGCTCGGCTGAAAGAATTGATTGACCGCGACGCGACCGAAAAGGTCGGCGAACGCGCCACAATGGCGTTGGCGATTCACGATGACAGCCGTATCGGACAGATGCTTGAAAGCATCGTGCGCAATTCCACAGCCGAACGCATACGCAAATCGGCGGTCTTCTGGCTCGGACAAACCGAAGGCGAAACCATGTTTCTCAGCGAACTGGTGCGCAATGACCAGGAGAGCACAGAGATTCGCAAACAGGCGGCTTTTGCTATCGGCGTCAGTCAGGACGCGCAGGCGCTCACCGCTTTGCAAAATCTCTATTCACAAGTCAGCAACCGCGAAGTGAAAAAACAGGTGATTTTCGGGGCATTCGTCAATAATAAAAACAGCGATGCGGCTGTCGATTTCCTGATTCAGATTGCCGAAAAAGAGACCGACCGCGAAACCCGCAAACAGGCAATCTTTTGGCTTGGACAAAAAGCCGGGCAACGCTCGCTCGAAGTTTTAGGACAAACGGTTGAACGCACAGACGAAGATACAGAGGTGCAAAAACAGGCAGTTTTTGCCATCAGCCAGCGCAAAAAAGATGAATCGGTGCCGATGCTCGTCAAACTCGCGAAGACCCATCCGAAACCCGAAGTCCGCAAACAGGCATTGTTTTGGCTCGGTCAGGTTGATGACGAACGCGCGCTCGAACTCTTCAAAGAAATTCTCTCGAAATAG
- a CDS encoding HEAT repeat domain-containing protein, translated as MIFRVRLQNHSKLTVTSASIVFAVVLTVLIGSTLITTAQNNRSPERFTNNLLNKFSAEQDGNASDPAAKSLRVGRELIEDEKWEEAAENFIAFVNAYPRHKSVDAALYWQAFALKKQGRFADADRTLERLIKEHPKSNWKDDAEALRLEIAPQLGNQTTIDRAINDQQDEELKIIALQSLIMSNPERAMPTIEELLKPDSKASKNLKRMALTLLAQRGGARATDLLLNVIRNQQDKELRSTAIMWLGMTGDDRAFDFLKETLTQGTDNELMNAAIVAVSQSRNPKARALLLEIARSNTSPEIRKTAIVHLGIGGGDAAFDELLTLYNAEADVEIKKQILTAFAMHGGARSQAKLQEIVRNETNTEIRKMAVFWFLQRGGDGAVDSIIQLYDTEKSDEVKEQILFALSQSQNKRAVQKLIEIAKTSPSVELRKRAVMWLGQSRDPEARKFIEDILK; from the coding sequence ATGATTTTTCGAGTTCGTTTACAAAACCATTCAAAACTTACGGTCACCTCAGCGAGCATCGTTTTCGCTGTTGTGCTCACTGTATTAATCGGTTCGACCTTGATAACCACTGCCCAAAACAATCGTTCACCTGAACGCTTTACCAACAACCTGCTCAATAAATTTTCCGCCGAGCAGGATGGCAACGCGAGCGACCCTGCGGCGAAATCTTTGCGCGTGGGACGCGAATTGATTGAAGACGAAAAGTGGGAAGAAGCCGCCGAAAATTTTATTGCCTTCGTCAACGCCTACCCGCGACATAAAAGCGTCGATGCGGCGCTCTACTGGCAAGCCTTCGCTTTGAAAAAACAGGGCAGATTCGCCGATGCCGACCGCACCCTTGAACGCTTGATTAAAGAGCACCCAAAATCCAACTGGAAAGATGATGCCGAAGCCCTGCGCCTGGAAATCGCTCCGCAACTTGGCAATCAAACGACCATTGATCGCGCCATTAATGACCAGCAGGACGAAGAATTGAAAATCATTGCGCTGCAAAGCCTGATTATGTCTAACCCTGAGCGCGCCATGCCGACTATCGAAGAGTTGCTCAAACCGGATTCAAAAGCCAGCAAGAATTTAAAACGCATGGCGCTCACTCTGCTGGCGCAACGCGGCGGCGCGCGCGCTACAGACCTGCTGCTGAATGTGATTCGCAACCAGCAGGATAAAGAGTTACGCAGCACGGCGATTATGTGGTTGGGGATGACCGGCGATGACCGCGCCTTTGATTTTCTTAAAGAAACCCTCACGCAAGGTACAGACAACGAGTTGATGAATGCGGCAATCGTTGCGGTGTCGCAAAGTCGCAACCCGAAAGCCCGCGCTTTGCTGTTAGAGATTGCGCGCTCCAACACCTCGCCCGAAATTCGCAAAACCGCGATTGTGCATCTCGGCATAGGCGGCGGTGATGCGGCTTTTGATGAGTTATTGACGCTCTACAATGCGGAAGCCGATGTTGAAATCAAGAAACAAATCCTCACCGCTTTTGCGATGCATGGCGGGGCGCGCAGTCAGGCGAAATTGCAGGAGATTGTCCGCAACGAAACCAACACCGAAATTCGCAAAATGGCGGTCTTCTGGTTTCTGCAACGCGGCGGCGACGGGGCAGTCGATAGCATCATTCAACTGTATGACACGGAAAAAAGCGATGAAGTGAAAGAGCAAATTCTTTTTGCGCTGTCGCAATCACAGAACAAACGCGCCGTTCAAAAACTAATTGAAATTGCCAAAACCAGCCCTTCGGTTGAACTGCGAAAACGCGCGGTGATGTGGCTAGGTCAAAGTCGCGACCCCGAAGCCCGCAAGTTTATCGAAGACATTCTCAAATAA
- a CDS encoding sigma-70 family RNA polymerase sigma factor → MTKGKGKKDLSEAALIKRAKTGDREAFCELARHYERRLYALALYYARDAHDAEDLSQEVWLKAFRAIGNFRGDASFYTWLRRIAVNTFLNHQREAKTMTVENGLTDNQPLTTDEIERLADAQTPDVEAVLMQRQMVERVSAALGELTAQQRLIFLLKHREGMSGEEIAQVCNVSTGTVKKSLFRAVQKIRERLGIQIEAKEATTLVASKTT, encoded by the coding sequence GTGACCAAAGGAAAAGGTAAAAAGGATTTGAGCGAAGCGGCATTGATAAAGCGCGCCAAGACCGGCGACCGGGAAGCCTTTTGCGAATTGGCGCGACATTATGAGCGCCGGTTGTACGCCTTGGCGCTTTACTACGCGCGCGACGCTCACGATGCCGAAGATTTGTCGCAGGAAGTCTGGTTGAAAGCCTTTCGCGCTATCGGTAACTTTCGCGGCGATGCGAGTTTTTATACCTGGTTGCGGCGCATTGCCGTCAACACCTTTTTGAATCATCAACGGGAAGCAAAAACCATGACAGTTGAAAACGGCTTAACCGATAACCAACCGTTGACCACAGATGAAATCGAGCGATTGGCGGATGCACAAACGCCCGATGTTGAAGCGGTGTTGATGCAACGCCAGATGGTTGAGCGCGTGAGCGCGGCGCTTGGAGAACTCACCGCACAACAACGGCTCATCTTTTTGCTGAAACACCGCGAAGGCATGTCGGGCGAAGAGATTGCCCAGGTCTGCAATGTTTCAACCGGCACGGTGAAAAAATCGCTGTTTCGCGCCGTGCAGAAAATTCGTGAGCGATTAGGCATTCAAATCGAAGCCAAAGAGGCGACGACACTTGTCGCCAGTAAAACGACATAG